Proteins found in one Neomonachus schauinslandi chromosome 1, ASM220157v2, whole genome shotgun sequence genomic segment:
- the LMOD3 gene encoding leiomodin-3 translates to MSEHSRNSDQEELFDEEIDEDEILANLSPEELRKLQSEMEVMAPDPRLPVGMIQKDQTDKPPTGNFDHKSLMDYMYWQKASRRMLEDERVPVTFVPSQVDTQEQHEEVDKGNKNVSQYLKGKLNNEIAANKRESKGSDDVPETSDADGEEDEGDDEDEDGEDEDEEGEDDSEESVEKPQRGVQGEVKEQIRNGESSRPQVKAFGEQKDRPEAQEKGEKKISKLDPKKLALDTSFLKVSARPSGNQTDLDGSLRRVRQNDPDMKELNLNNIENIPKEMLLDFVNAMKKNKHIKTFSLANVGADENVAFALANMLRENRSITTLNIESNFITGKGIVAIMRCLQFNETLTELRFHNQRHMLGHQAEMEISRLLKANTTLLKMGYHFELPGPRMVVTNLLTRNQDKQRQKRQEEQKQQQLKEQRKLIAMLENGLGLPPGMWERLGGPMPDPRMRDFLQPPPQPPNPQAAPFGQQNEMIKKPSQPPKYRTDPDSFRVVKLKRIQRKSRMPEAREPPEKTNLKDVIRTLKPVPRNRPPPLVEITPRDQLLNDIRHSNVAYLKPVQLPKELA, encoded by the exons atgtcGGAACACAGCAGGAATTCAGATCAAGAAGAACTCTTTGACGAGGAGATTGATGAAGATGAAATCTTGGCCAACTTGTCCCCCGAAGAGCTGAGAAAACTGCAGTCGGAAATGGAAGTGATGGCCCCTGACCCCAGGCTTCCCGTGGGAATGATTCAGAAGGATCAGACTGACAAGCCACCCACGGGAAACTTTGACCATAAGTCTCTTATGGATTATATGTATTGGCAAAAGGCATCCAGACGCATGCTGGAAGACGAACGTGTCCCTGTCACCTTTGTGCCATCCCAG GTGGACACTCAAGAACAGCATGAAGAAGTAGACAAAGGTAATAAAAATGTGTCCCAGTATTTAAAAGGAAAGCTCAACAATGAAATCGCTGCAAATAAGAGAGAATCAAAAGGCAGCGATGATGTCCCAGAAACCAGTGATGCTGATGGGGAAGAAGATGAAGGAGATGACGAGGATGAGGATGGCGAGGATgaagatgaggaaggagaagaTGACAGCGAAGAGAGCGTGGAAAAGCCACAAAGAGGAGTGCAAGGCGAGGTAAAGGAGCAGATCAGAAATGGTGAGAGCAGCCGCCCACAAGTAAAGGCATTTGGAGAACAGAAAGACAGACCAGAGGCCCAAGaaaaaggtgagaaaaaaatatcaaaattagatCCCAAGAAGTTAGCTCTAGATACCAGTTTTCTAAAAGTGAGTGCAAGGCCTTCGGGAAACCAAACAGACCTGGATGGGAGCTTGAGGCGCGTTAGACAGAATGACCCCGACATGAAGGAGCTCAACCTGAACAACATTGAAAACATCCCCAAGGAGATGTTACTGGACTTTGTCAAtgcaatgaagaaaaacaaacacatcaaAACCTTCAGCTTAGCAAACGTGGGCGCGGATGAGAATGTCGCGTTCGCCTTGGCGAACATGCTGCGGGAAAATAGGAGCATTACCACTCTCAACATCGAGTCCAATTTCATCACAGGTAAAGGAATTGTGGCCATCATGAGGTGCCTCCAGTTCAATGAGACACTCACCGAGCTTCGGTTTCACAATCAAAGACACATGCTGGGCCACCAAGCTGAAATGGAAATCTCCCGGCTCTTGAAGGCAAACACCACTCTCCTGAAGATGGGCTACCATTTTGAGCTCCCAGGTCCCAGAATGGTGGTAACCAATCTGCTCACCAGGAATCAGGACAAGCAACGGCAGAAAAGACAAGAGgaacagaagcagcagcagctcaAAGAGCAGAGGAAGTTGATAGCCATGTTGGAGAATGGGTTGGGGCTGCCACCTGGAATGTGGGAGAGGTTGGGGGGACCCATGCCCGATCCCAGGATGCGGGACTTCCTCCAacctcctcctcagcctcccaaCCCCCAAGCGGCCCCCTTCGGTCAACAGAATGAAATGATCAAGAAGCCGTCGCAGCCTCCGAAGTACAGGACGGACCCTGACTCCTTCCGGGTGGTGAAGCTGAAGAGGATCCAGCGCAAATCTCGGATGCCCGAGGCCAGAGAACCACCTGAGAAGACCAACCTCAAAGATGTCATCAGAACGCTCAAACCGGTGCCAAGAAACAGGCCGCCCCCATTGGTAGAAATCACTCCCAGAGATCAGCTCTTGAATGACATTCGTCACAGCAACGTCGCCTATCTTAAGCCC GTGCAACTGCCAAAAGAACTGGCATAA